A window of Komagataeibacter medellinensis NBRC 3288 contains these coding sequences:
- a CDS encoding DUF3311 domain-containing protein: MKKALLLLLPFAGLLWVPLYNRHDPTLFGFPFFYWYQLAWVPVTSVLIWMAWKSDRQS; this comes from the coding sequence ATGAAAAAAGCGCTGCTCCTCCTCCTGCCGTTCGCAGGGCTCCTGTGGGTGCCACTGTATAACCGGCATGACCCGACCCTGTTCGGATTTCCATTCTTCTACTGGTATCAGCTTGCCTGGGTGCCCGTAACCTCAGTCCTTATATGGATGGCTTGGAAGTCGGACCGTCAGTCATGA
- a CDS encoding sodium:solute symporter family protein — protein sequence MNASILPDNAAIGVFVLCFVATIVLGSTVRLWRPLLNRRKTTASHTAGEEWGLGGREFGAWVTWFLVGGDFYTAYTVIAVPALVYSTGGFGFFALPYTIIVYPFIFAVMPRLWTIARDGGHATAADIVRARFGSRTLELAVALSGLIAVLPYIALQLIGIRTVIEALGFTGMLPLLIAFVSLAAYTWLGGLHAPALTAFIKDVMIYIAVLAAVIIVPIHLGGYGAMFHTATQHLPPVPDGRIVSQGQTVPYATLALSSAFAAFLYPHTLTGILAAKSADTIRQNAVFLPIYTIVLGLIALLGLMAHAAGIVTTSSSQVVPQLFLAIFPSWFAGFCFAAIAVGALVPASVMAIGAANLIMHNILPRHSESVTGSRLAGFGVKIGALICVVFLNAKFAIDLQLLGGVIILQTFPALIMGLLPLRLPAPALIGGWIVGSLTGLGLCWMDGLKPVHPIAFAGFSASVSTGLLGLVINIAVTLALGSVIRLALGASPSTLRTGPTGVQR from the coding sequence ATGAATGCATCAATTCTTCCCGACAACGCCGCCATTGGCGTGTTCGTACTCTGCTTTGTTGCCACCATCGTACTGGGCAGTACCGTCCGGCTGTGGCGGCCACTGCTGAACCGGCGCAAGACCACTGCCAGCCACACGGCAGGCGAGGAATGGGGGTTGGGTGGCCGTGAATTCGGTGCCTGGGTCACATGGTTCCTGGTGGGGGGGGATTTCTATACCGCCTACACCGTCATCGCCGTGCCCGCACTTGTCTATTCCACCGGCGGGTTTGGCTTTTTCGCCCTGCCCTATACCATCATCGTCTATCCGTTCATCTTTGCGGTCATGCCGCGCCTGTGGACCATCGCGCGTGATGGCGGACATGCCACGGCGGCCGATATCGTACGCGCACGCTTTGGCAGCCGGACACTGGAACTTGCGGTGGCGCTAAGCGGACTGATCGCCGTGCTGCCCTATATCGCGCTACAGCTTATCGGCATCCGCACCGTGATCGAGGCACTGGGCTTTACCGGCATGCTGCCGCTACTGATCGCCTTCGTCTCCCTTGCGGCCTATACTTGGCTAGGGGGGTTGCACGCCCCGGCGCTGACCGCCTTCATCAAGGATGTGATGATTTATATCGCGGTACTGGCAGCGGTCATCATCGTGCCGATCCATCTGGGTGGGTATGGCGCCATGTTCCACACTGCCACCCAACACCTGCCCCCCGTGCCGGACGGACGGATCGTGTCACAGGGGCAGACGGTGCCCTATGCAACGCTGGCCCTGTCATCCGCCTTCGCCGCCTTCCTCTACCCGCATACCCTTACGGGCATCCTTGCTGCCAAATCAGCCGATACGATCCGGCAGAACGCGGTGTTCCTGCCGATCTATACCATTGTGCTGGGACTGATCGCGCTGCTGGGGCTGATGGCGCATGCGGCCGGCATCGTGACCACATCGTCCTCGCAGGTGGTACCACAACTTTTTCTGGCCATCTTCCCGTCATGGTTTGCCGGCTTCTGCTTTGCTGCAATTGCGGTAGGTGCGCTGGTCCCTGCTTCGGTCATGGCCATTGGTGCGGCCAATCTGATCATGCACAACATCCTGCCCAGACACAGCGAATCCGTGACCGGCTCCAGACTGGCAGGCTTCGGGGTCAAGATTGGCGCACTGATCTGCGTGGTGTTCCTCAACGCCAAGTTTGCCATCGACCTGCAACTGCTCGGCGGCGTCATCATCCTACAGACCTTCCCCGCGCTGATCATGGGGCTACTGCCGCTCCGCCTGCCCGCGCCCGCCCTGATCGGGGGGTGGATCGTCGGTTCGCTTACCGGACTGGGCCTGTGCTGGATGGATGGACTCAAACCGGTGCATCCCATCGCATTTGCCGGTTTTTCCGCCTCGGTTTCCACCGGGTTGCTGGGACTGGTCATCAATATTGCCGTAACCCTGGCACTGGGCTCGGTCATCCGGCTGGCGCTTGGTGCCTCCCCTTCCACCCTGCGGACCGGCCCGACGGGCGTGCAGCGATAG
- a CDS encoding (2Fe-2S)-binding protein gives MFVCSCNMLTDTDVETAVKNGAVRPKEVYESKGCRAQCGNCVTGVVCLLRQMIHQGRMVVPEAAHGAAAMGAAV, from the coding sequence ATGTTTGTCTGCTCCTGCAATATGCTGACCGACACGGATGTGGAAACGGCCGTAAAAAATGGCGCCGTAAGACCTAAAGAAGTCTATGAATCCAAAGGATGCCGGGCCCAGTGCGGCAACTGCGTGACCGGTGTGGTCTGCCTGCTGCGGCAGATGATCCATCAGGGCCGGATGGTCGTGCCGGAAGCCGCACATGGCGCGGCCGCGATGGGCGCCGCAGTCTGA
- a CDS encoding Rrf2 family transcriptional regulator produces MRLTLHTDYALRTLIYLGIHTDHLTFIREVVGVYGISENHLVKIIHRLGQAGFFKTVRGRNGGLRLGQPAASILIDDVVCHTEEDMAPVGCMQHARIDAKSCILADCCSLRGVLGKALDPFIAVLDHYTLADVITDNERLRLRLPTMM; encoded by the coding sequence ATGCGCCTGACCCTGCATACCGATTATGCCCTGCGGACACTGATCTATCTGGGGATTCATACCGACCACCTCACCTTCATCCGCGAGGTTGTGGGCGTTTATGGCATTTCTGAAAACCATCTGGTCAAGATTATCCACCGCCTGGGCCAGGCTGGTTTTTTCAAGACGGTCCGGGGTCGCAATGGCGGCCTGCGGTTGGGCCAGCCTGCCGCCTCCATCCTGATTGACGATGTGGTGTGCCATACGGAAGAAGATATGGCGCCGGTCGGTTGCATGCAGCACGCAAGGATCGATGCAAAGTCCTGCATTTTGGCCGATTGTTGTAGTCTGCGTGGCGTGCTGGGAAAGGCGCTGGACCCCTTCATCGCGGTGCTGGATCATTATACACTGGCCGATGTCATAACCGATAACGAACGCCTGCGCCTGCGATTGCCCACCATGATGTGA